From Streptomyces sp. TLI_235, a single genomic window includes:
- a CDS encoding thiosulfate dehydrogenase [quinone] large subunit, with protein sequence MTGAHDGHIPSRREAWKRTATQYATLPLRIFLGVTFVYAAFDKLSDSHYLAGAGDAASFVSQTQAAKEFSPIGWALGPALHAPTFFALLIAFGELAVGLGTLFGLWGRLAAAGGVVINLTLFLTVSWNVSPYYLGNDLIYLMAWTPLVLAGTPYLSIDGYLARRAGRDRRRGLPEGAVRRRALLDGGIAAVALGGAGLLAGSLTATFGRDRKAVADPGTRGTPNTQGTPATPGSTNPAPANGDKVTVAAASVPVGGSAQVKDPATGDAIYIVQPTGGQYCGFSAICTHSGCTVDAPRDGAMYCPCHGSRFNAKTGAVINGPATKPLPKYTVTKSGDTLELGGRQS encoded by the coding sequence ATGACCGGGGCGCACGACGGACACATCCCCTCCCGGCGCGAGGCGTGGAAGCGCACCGCCACCCAGTACGCGACCCTGCCGCTGCGGATCTTCCTCGGCGTCACCTTCGTCTACGCGGCCTTCGACAAGCTCTCCGACTCCCACTACCTGGCGGGGGCCGGTGACGCGGCGTCCTTCGTCTCGCAGACCCAGGCCGCGAAGGAGTTCAGCCCGATCGGCTGGGCACTCGGCCCCGCTCTGCACGCGCCGACCTTCTTCGCCCTGCTGATCGCCTTCGGCGAGCTCGCCGTCGGCCTCGGCACGCTCTTCGGGCTCTGGGGCCGGCTCGCCGCGGCCGGCGGCGTCGTCATCAACCTGACCCTCTTCCTCACGGTCAGCTGGAACGTCTCGCCGTACTACCTCGGCAACGACCTCATCTACCTGATGGCCTGGACGCCGCTGGTGCTGGCCGGCACCCCGTACCTCTCGATCGACGGCTACCTCGCCCGCCGCGCCGGACGGGACCGCCGGCGCGGCCTGCCCGAGGGCGCCGTCCGGCGGCGCGCCCTGCTCGACGGCGGCATCGCCGCGGTCGCCCTCGGCGGCGCCGGGCTGCTCGCCGGCTCGCTCACCGCCACCTTCGGCCGCGACCGCAAGGCCGTCGCCGACCCGGGCACCCGGGGCACCCCGAACACCCAGGGCACCCCGGCCACGCCCGGCTCCACCAACCCCGCCCCGGCGAACGGCGACAAGGTCACCGTCGCCGCCGCGAGCGTCCCGGTCGGCGGATCGGCCCAGGTCAAGGACCCGGCCACCGGCGACGCGATCTACATCGTGCAGCCCACCGGCGGGCAGTACTGCGGCTTCTCCGCGATCTGCACCCACTCCGGCTGCACCGTCGACGCCCCGCGTGACGGCGCGATGTACTGCCCGTGCCACGGCTCCCGCTTCAACGCGAAGACCGGCGCGGTGATCAACGGCCCGGCCACCAAGCCGCTGCCGAAGTACACCGTCACCAAGAGCGGCGACACCCTGGAACTCGGGGGCCGGCAGAGCTGA
- a CDS encoding phage shock protein C (PspC) family protein: MTDEQSTAGPADGTADAPPEDVPPGAQRPPLARSGQHRVVAGVCGGLGRHLDIDPVVFRVVVAVLCLSGGLGLFLYGLAWLIVPREPADGRPGRTELQRVLTGRVDGQSIGAVLLTVIGTGVFFSSMGDGGQLFPLLLLGGLVFLAVRYDPERRRRARGDAAPAGADGPYDRLEEPVEQLDWKTWQHRFGQDFQTEWRARKAEMHKRLRTAHEEFAAQHARDRAAGRVPQDTPPPGPSGYLWDPRHPERNPYGSQTPPPGVPAQAWWQRTDLPQGDPLRKPSGPPEPPQAPEPMVPPVRPRPTGVVRHGGGGLGGIGVLLAIGSGALAWWLTDRQGQPVHIATVLAAALLAIGLVMLVGARWGRARGLAVPALLLTLVLAAAGGSNAALHAGVGDRLWAPATASSLQEHYDLGAGDATLDLTGLDPAGASLASTVRVGAGDLKVLLRKDVDVELTVHNLAGDIRLPNGEHLSGTGNNHTYTLHPPAGTASRGTLDLTLTVGLGDIKVVQS, translated from the coding sequence ATGACCGACGAGCAGAGCACGGCCGGGCCGGCCGACGGCACCGCCGACGCACCTCCCGAGGACGTTCCGCCGGGTGCGCAGCGTCCGCCGCTGGCCCGCAGCGGGCAGCACCGGGTGGTGGCCGGCGTGTGCGGCGGGCTCGGGCGCCACCTCGACATCGACCCGGTGGTGTTCCGGGTGGTGGTCGCGGTGCTCTGCCTGTCCGGCGGGCTGGGGCTGTTCCTGTACGGGCTGGCCTGGCTGATCGTGCCGCGCGAGCCGGCGGACGGCCGGCCGGGCCGGACCGAGCTGCAGCGGGTGCTGACCGGCCGGGTGGACGGCCAGTCGATCGGCGCGGTGCTGCTGACGGTGATCGGCACCGGGGTCTTCTTCTCGTCGATGGGCGACGGCGGGCAGCTGTTCCCGCTGCTGCTGCTGGGCGGCCTGGTGTTCCTGGCCGTCCGGTACGACCCGGAGCGCCGCCGCCGGGCCCGCGGAGACGCGGCGCCGGCCGGTGCCGACGGCCCGTACGACCGGCTGGAGGAGCCGGTCGAGCAGCTGGACTGGAAGACCTGGCAGCACCGGTTCGGCCAGGACTTCCAGACCGAGTGGCGGGCCCGCAAGGCGGAGATGCACAAGCGGCTGCGGACGGCCCACGAGGAGTTCGCGGCGCAGCACGCCAGGGACCGCGCGGCCGGCCGGGTGCCGCAGGACACGCCGCCGCCCGGGCCGAGCGGCTACCTGTGGGACCCGCGGCACCCGGAGCGCAATCCGTACGGGTCGCAGACCCCGCCGCCGGGGGTTCCGGCACAGGCGTGGTGGCAGCGGACGGACCTGCCGCAGGGCGATCCGCTGCGCAAGCCGTCCGGCCCGCCCGAGCCGCCGCAGGCCCCGGAGCCCATGGTGCCGCCGGTGCGGCCGCGGCCGACCGGGGTGGTGCGGCACGGCGGCGGGGGCCTCGGCGGGATCGGGGTGCTGCTGGCGATCGGCTCGGGGGCGCTGGCCTGGTGGCTGACCGACCGGCAGGGGCAGCCGGTGCACATCGCCACGGTGCTGGCGGCGGCGCTGCTGGCGATCGGTCTGGTGATGCTGGTCGGCGCCCGGTGGGGCCGGGCCCGCGGGCTGGCGGTGCCGGCGCTGCTGCTGACCCTGGTGCTGGCCGCGGCGGGCGGGTCGAACGCCGCGCTGCACGCCGGGGTGGGCGACCGGCTGTGGGCGCCCGCGACGGCCTCGTCCCTGCAGGAGCACTACGACCTGGGCGCGGGCGACGCGACCCTCGACCTGACCGGGCTGGACCCGGCGGGCGCCTCGCTGGCCAGCACAGTGCGGGTCGGCGCGGGTGATCTGAAGGTGCTGCTGCGCAAGGACGTGGACGTCGAGCTGACCGTGCACAACCTGGCCGGCGACATCCGGCTGCCGAACGGGGAGCACCTCTCCGGCACCGGCAACAACCACACGTACACGCTGCACCCGCCGGCCGGGACGGCCTCCCGGGGGACGCTCGACCTCACGCTGACGGTCGGGCTCGGAGACATCAAGGTGGTCCAGTCATGA
- a CDS encoding phage shock protein C (PspC) family protein: MAAPGSETQPTETDAPAAPGGPVEQPYRRLYRSPHGRMLGGVAHGLAVHLGLPVSWVRGAFVLLFFAQGIGALLYAAFWFVVPIGIGEPAPGAATQWAWIDGAFVRVDAGSRPVGGPTKSGRRGLGRLRDLLQRTFLGLPADTPAPAGGAPGNAPGTADRTGGAGQLIALLMLVVGIIALLNALHIQTAKPYVWPLLTIGVGVALVWRQADDSRWQRWFGLEEGSKRRSAFARVAAGVLLVVAGIVGFLVLQGSGSTLASIVEASLAVLAGMLVLVGPYALRMWQDLGAERTARIRAQERAEIAAHVHDSVLHTLTLIQRRAEDPKEVLRLARAQERELRLWLYRPEAVAESAPDTLAEHIRAVVAEVEDRHGVAVELVCVGDCPMDDRIAAQMQAAREAMVNAAKYGGGGPVQVYAEVEGRTVSVFVRDHGPGFDPDAVPEDRMGVRESIVGRMRRNGGTARVRPAAGGGTEVELEMERADD, encoded by the coding sequence GTGGCAGCACCCGGCAGCGAGACCCAACCGACCGAGACCGACGCCCCGGCCGCCCCGGGCGGACCGGTGGAGCAGCCGTACCGCCGGCTCTACCGCAGCCCGCACGGGCGGATGCTCGGCGGAGTCGCACACGGCCTGGCCGTCCACCTCGGTCTGCCGGTCAGCTGGGTCCGCGGCGCCTTCGTGCTCCTCTTCTTCGCCCAGGGCATCGGTGCGCTGCTGTACGCCGCCTTCTGGTTCGTCGTCCCGATCGGCATCGGCGAGCCCGCCCCCGGCGCGGCCACCCAGTGGGCCTGGATCGACGGCGCGTTCGTCCGGGTCGACGCCGGCTCCCGCCCCGTCGGCGGGCCGACCAAGAGCGGGCGGCGCGGCCTCGGCCGGCTGCGCGACCTGCTCCAGCGCACCTTCCTCGGCCTGCCCGCCGACACCCCGGCCCCCGCCGGCGGCGCCCCCGGGAACGCCCCCGGCACCGCCGACCGCACCGGCGGCGCGGGCCAGCTGATCGCCCTGCTGATGCTGGTCGTCGGCATCATCGCGCTGCTCAACGCCCTGCACATCCAGACCGCCAAGCCGTACGTCTGGCCGCTGCTCACCATCGGCGTCGGCGTCGCCCTGGTCTGGCGGCAGGCCGACGACTCCCGCTGGCAGCGCTGGTTCGGCCTGGAGGAGGGGTCGAAGCGGCGCAGTGCCTTCGCCCGGGTCGCGGCCGGCGTGCTGCTGGTCGTCGCCGGCATCGTCGGCTTCCTCGTCCTGCAGGGCAGCGGTTCCACCCTCGCCTCGATCGTCGAGGCCTCGCTCGCCGTGCTGGCCGGCATGCTCGTGCTGGTCGGCCCGTACGCACTGCGGATGTGGCAGGACCTCGGCGCCGAGCGCACCGCCCGCATCCGCGCCCAGGAGCGCGCCGAGATCGCCGCCCACGTGCACGACTCGGTGCTGCACACCCTCACCCTGATCCAGCGCCGCGCGGAGGACCCGAAGGAGGTGCTGCGCCTCGCCCGCGCCCAGGAGCGCGAGCTGCGGCTGTGGCTGTACCGCCCGGAGGCGGTCGCCGAGTCCGCGCCGGACACCCTCGCCGAGCACATCCGGGCCGTCGTCGCCGAGGTCGAGGACCGGCACGGCGTCGCGGTCGAGCTGGTCTGCGTCGGGGACTGCCCGATGGACGACCGGATCGCGGCGCAGATGCAGGCCGCGAGGGAGGCGATGGTCAACGCGGCCAAGTACGGTGGCGGGGGACCGGTCCAGGTCTACGCGGAGGTGGAGGGGAGGACGGTGTCGGTGTTCGTGCGCGACCACGGCCCCGGCTTCGACCCCGACGCGGTGCCCGAGGACCGGATGGGCGTGCGGGAGTCGATCGTGGGCCGGATGCGGCGCAACGGCGGCACCGCACGGGTGCGGCCGGCGGCGGGCGGCGGCACCGAGGTCGAGCTGGAGATGGAGAGGGCAGATGACTGA
- a CDS encoding LuxR family two component transcriptional regulator: protein MTDTGGSAPERVARVVLVDDHRMFRTGVRAEIGRTETTGIDVVGEADDVESAVRVVAETRPDVVLLDVHLPGGGGVEVLRRSAPLMGEQGGVRFLALSVSDAAEDVIGVIRGGARGYVTKTITGTDLVNAIFRIADGDAVFSPRLAGFVLDAFAATDTPPVDEDLDRLTQREREVLRLIARGYAYKEIAKQLFISVKTVESHVSAVLRKLQLSNRHELTRWATARRLV, encoded by the coding sequence ATGACTGACACAGGGGGAAGCGCGCCGGAGCGCGTCGCGCGGGTCGTGCTGGTGGACGACCACCGGATGTTCCGCACCGGGGTGCGCGCCGAGATCGGCCGCACCGAGACGACCGGGATCGACGTGGTCGGCGAGGCCGACGACGTCGAGTCGGCGGTGCGGGTGGTCGCCGAGACCCGGCCGGACGTCGTGCTGCTCGACGTCCACCTGCCCGGCGGCGGCGGGGTCGAGGTGCTGCGCCGCTCGGCGCCGCTGATGGGCGAGCAGGGTGGGGTGCGCTTCCTGGCGCTGTCCGTCTCGGACGCGGCCGAGGACGTCATCGGCGTCATCCGCGGCGGGGCCCGCGGCTACGTCACGAAGACGATCACCGGCACCGACCTGGTGAACGCGATCTTCCGGATCGCCGACGGCGACGCGGTCTTCTCGCCGCGCCTCGCCGGCTTCGTCCTGGACGCCTTCGCGGCCACCGACACCCCGCCGGTCGACGAGGACCTCGACCGGCTCACCCAGCGCGAGCGCGAGGTGCTGCGGCTGATCGCGCGCGGCTACGCCTACAAGGAGATCGCCAAGCAGCTGTTCATCTCGGTGAAGACGGTGGAGAGCCACGTCTCCGCGGTGCTGCGCAAGCTGCAGCTCAGCAACCGTCACGAGCTGACCCGTTGGGCGACGGCCCGCCGGCTGGTCTGA
- a CDS encoding peptidoglycan/LPS O-acetylase OafA/YrhL has translation MTSPLKTSAPVPVQYQQMAGAPGEGASAEQPAARPPKRPRLYVLDGLRLIAALGVLTWHWLGVERFPEIWHGLPSELMPLGHLVGAYSWLGVELFFLISGFVICMSCWGRSVGDFVTSRVVRLFPAYWVCVLLTAATLLVVPKIWGDDTHRPTATRILTNLSMANMPLGVDNIDPVYWTLWAELRFYILFGVLVAFGLTYRRVLAFCGIWGFMALIAGSVDMPLLETVFQPTYAWFFIAGIAIYLMYRFGQNLLLWGIVGFCWLISQDRLRGVVGGYEYGTRHHLSWTLTVAITTCCFAIVAAAALGLFNRIQWKWLTVAGALTYPLYLLHQMIGWQLITRISRHLAPYPTFFATMATMLLAAWLVHRLVERPLAPIMKRRMESAFQQVRAAEAAGRAEHRR, from the coding sequence ATGACCTCCCCCCTGAAGACATCCGCACCCGTGCCTGTGCAGTACCAGCAGATGGCCGGAGCGCCGGGCGAGGGAGCATCCGCCGAACAGCCCGCCGCCAGGCCGCCCAAGCGGCCGCGCCTCTACGTCCTCGACGGCCTGCGCCTGATAGCCGCGCTCGGCGTGCTCACCTGGCACTGGCTCGGCGTCGAGCGCTTCCCGGAGATCTGGCACGGCCTGCCCAGCGAGCTGATGCCCCTCGGCCACCTCGTCGGCGCCTACAGCTGGCTCGGCGTCGAGCTGTTCTTCCTGATCAGCGGCTTCGTCATCTGCATGTCCTGCTGGGGCCGGTCGGTCGGTGACTTCGTCACCTCCCGCGTCGTGCGGCTCTTCCCCGCGTACTGGGTCTGCGTGCTGCTCACCGCCGCCACCCTGCTGGTCGTCCCGAAGATCTGGGGCGACGACACCCACCGGCCGACCGCGACCCGGATCCTCACCAACCTCAGCATGGCCAACATGCCGCTCGGTGTGGACAACATCGACCCGGTCTACTGGACGCTCTGGGCCGAGCTGCGCTTCTACATCCTCTTCGGCGTGCTGGTGGCCTTCGGCCTCACCTACCGCCGGGTGCTCGCCTTCTGCGGCATCTGGGGCTTCATGGCGCTGATCGCCGGCTCGGTCGACATGCCGCTGCTGGAGACGGTCTTCCAGCCCACCTACGCCTGGTTCTTCATCGCCGGCATCGCGATCTACCTGATGTACCGCTTCGGCCAGAACCTGCTGCTCTGGGGCATCGTCGGGTTCTGCTGGCTGATCTCCCAGGACCGGCTGCGCGGTGTCGTCGGCGGCTACGAGTACGGCACCCGCCACCACCTCTCCTGGACGCTCACCGTCGCGATCACCACCTGCTGCTTCGCGATCGTCGCCGCGGCCGCCCTCGGCCTCTTCAACCGGATCCAGTGGAAGTGGCTGACCGTCGCGGGCGCGCTCACCTACCCGCTCTACCTGCTCCACCAGATGATCGGCTGGCAGCTCATCACCCGGATCAGCCGCCACCTCGCCCCCTACCCGACGTTCTTCGCGACCATGGCGACTATGCTGCTTGCGGCCTGGTTGGTGCACCGCCTGGTCGAGCGGCCGCTCGCACCGATCATGAAGCGCCGCATGGAGTCCGCGTTCCAGCAGGTGCGTGCCGCCGAGGCGGCCGGCCGGGCCGAGCACAGGCGCTGA
- a CDS encoding mannosyltransferase — translation MTASVADRDRHADPAPAGSAAGRPTGGARDLLTRTVWIWPTLLMLALGVRGSSRPQLWRDELATWSAATRSTGEILDMLQHVDAVSGAYYLLMHFWIGVFGDSPAVFRLPTALALAGAAAFTTLAARRLFDTRTALFAGVLFATIPSISRFAQEARAYGFVLLAVSAATWLLLRALERPTVLRWLPYSVAVAAAGLFHMVSLLFLSGHAVIVVLRWWKSRDHRLLLRFPAAVAVGLVPVVPLVLLGRRQVGRQISWLHEPWLQTFHDYWHNLFGSPLISFCFLLLVAIPAGWSRGRRPAFEIGVVAALPIGLSWLASHGSSVYFFERYQLYTLPAWSILAAAGLASIKPRLVGLLGLVTVVAIGFPDQQKLRTGASHEWTDGKRAAAIIADGYRPGDGFAPARGKDAYLMLDFEIGYYLPDRVHLTDVLVAKTAVQRDDLFATECAKPAECLGTARIWVVVPTNDDDLLEHFSTAQAAALRASYTPTEVKHVRGLTVALLERKSG, via the coding sequence ATGACCGCGAGCGTCGCTGACCGAGACCGCCACGCCGACCCGGCACCCGCCGGGTCCGCGGCGGGCCGGCCGACGGGGGGAGCCCGCGACCTCCTGACCAGGACCGTCTGGATCTGGCCCACGCTGCTGATGCTCGCCCTCGGCGTGCGGGGCAGCTCCCGCCCGCAGCTGTGGCGGGACGAGCTGGCGACCTGGAGCGCCGCCACCCGCAGCACCGGCGAGATCCTGGACATGCTCCAGCACGTCGACGCCGTGTCCGGCGCCTACTACCTGCTGATGCACTTCTGGATCGGCGTCTTCGGGGACTCCCCGGCGGTGTTCCGGCTGCCGACCGCGCTCGCCCTGGCCGGCGCGGCCGCGTTCACCACGCTGGCCGCCCGCCGGCTGTTCGACACCCGCACCGCGCTGTTCGCCGGCGTGCTGTTCGCGACGATCCCGTCGATCTCCCGGTTCGCCCAGGAGGCGCGGGCCTACGGCTTCGTGCTGCTCGCCGTCTCCGCGGCCACCTGGCTGCTGCTGCGCGCCCTGGAACGGCCGACCGTGCTGCGCTGGCTGCCGTACTCGGTCGCCGTCGCCGCCGCCGGCCTGTTCCACATGGTGTCGCTGCTGTTCCTCTCCGGGCACGCGGTGATCGTCGTGCTGCGCTGGTGGAAGTCCCGTGACCACCGGCTGCTGCTGCGCTTCCCGGCGGCGGTCGCGGTCGGCCTGGTGCCGGTCGTCCCGCTGGTCCTGCTCGGGCGGCGGCAGGTCGGCCGGCAGATCTCGTGGCTGCACGAGCCCTGGCTGCAGACCTTCCACGACTACTGGCACAACCTCTTCGGTTCGCCGCTGATCAGCTTCTGCTTCCTGCTGCTGGTGGCGATCCCCGCGGGCTGGTCCCGCGGCCGGAGGCCCGCCTTCGAGATCGGCGTCGTCGCCGCGCTGCCGATCGGCCTCAGCTGGCTCGCCTCGCACGGCTCCAGCGTCTACTTCTTCGAGCGCTACCAGCTCTACACCCTGCCCGCCTGGTCCATCCTGGCGGCGGCCGGCCTCGCCTCGATCAAGCCCCGGCTGGTCGGCCTGCTCGGCCTCGTCACCGTGGTCGCCATCGGCTTCCCCGACCAGCAGAAGCTCCGCACCGGCGCCTCGCACGAGTGGACCGACGGCAAGCGCGCCGCCGCGATCATCGCCGACGGCTACCGCCCCGGCGACGGCTTCGCGCCGGCCCGCGGCAAGGACGCCTACCTGATGCTCGACTTCGAGATCGGCTACTACCTGCCCGACCGGGTGCACCTGACGGACGTCCTGGTCGCCAAGACCGCCGTCCAGCGCGACGACCTCTTCGCCACCGAGTGCGCCAAGCCCGCCGAGTGCCTCGGCACCGCGCGGATCTGGGTGGTCGTCCCCACCAACGACGACGACCTGCTGGAGCACTTCTCCACGGCCCAGGCCGCGGCGCTGCGCGCGTCCTACACCCCCACCGAGGTGAAGCACGTTCGCGGGCTGACCGTGGCCCTGCTCGAACGGAAGTCCGGCTGA
- a CDS encoding dolichyl-phosphate-mannose-protein mannosyltransferase: MSRNPLRFRRPADTLTAGTGPASDRGVPLSAETAVRNTVRAAPADRGPRPAGALRTAAPALIGYAAARLLGVLLLVAWGAHRGSPGLGRLSTLWDAYWYREIAVHGYAGTAPVPGPYGPYEPYAFFPVYPALIRAVHTVLPLPANQAALLVAWLSSLAAAWGIHAVAARLYGQRVGVIAAVLWGITPYAVVESAAYSEPLFTALAAWSLYAVITRHWIRAGALCLLAGLTRPTGAALAAAVSLTALWELVRGRGGPRTALAVLLAPLGFLGQLAWVGAVKGRWDGYFRVQDAWRSHFDFGRSTLYSFRDLLTDADQVWLTQVVVAVVLIGSVVLFGMSVIQRQPLPLILYSAAMLTLALGDAAYFNSRARFLLPAFALLLPAATGLARIRSRASLLLLLGSAAVVSAAYGGFVVFVYPDAP, encoded by the coding sequence GTGTCGCGCAATCCCTTGCGGTTCCGGCGCCCCGCGGACACGCTGACCGCCGGCACCGGCCCCGCCTCCGACCGTGGGGTGCCCTTGTCCGCGGAGACAGCCGTCCGCAACACCGTCCGGGCGGCGCCCGCCGACCGGGGCCCCCGGCCGGCGGGCGCACTGCGTACGGCCGCCCCGGCCCTGATCGGCTACGCCGCGGCCCGGCTGCTCGGCGTCCTGCTGCTCGTCGCCTGGGGCGCCCACCGCGGCAGCCCCGGCCTGGGACGGCTCAGCACCCTGTGGGACGCCTACTGGTACCGGGAGATCGCGGTGCACGGCTACGCCGGCACCGCCCCCGTGCCGGGCCCCTACGGCCCGTACGAGCCGTACGCCTTCTTCCCCGTGTACCCCGCGCTGATCCGGGCCGTCCACACCGTGCTGCCGCTGCCGGCGAACCAGGCGGCGCTGCTGGTGGCCTGGCTCTCCTCGCTGGCCGCCGCCTGGGGGATCCACGCGGTCGCCGCCCGGCTCTACGGACAGCGAGTCGGCGTCATCGCCGCCGTGCTCTGGGGGATCACCCCGTACGCCGTGGTGGAGAGCGCCGCCTACTCCGAGCCGCTCTTCACCGCGCTCGCCGCCTGGTCGCTGTACGCGGTGATCACCCGCCACTGGATCCGGGCCGGCGCGCTCTGCCTGCTCGCCGGGCTCACCCGGCCCACCGGCGCGGCGCTCGCCGCAGCCGTCTCACTGACCGCCCTGTGGGAGCTCGTACGGGGGCGCGGCGGCCCCCGCACGGCGCTCGCCGTCCTGCTCGCCCCGCTCGGCTTCCTCGGCCAGCTCGCCTGGGTCGGCGCCGTGAAGGGCCGCTGGGACGGCTACTTCCGGGTCCAGGACGCCTGGCGGTCGCACTTCGACTTCGGGCGCAGCACCCTGTACTCCTTCCGCGACCTGCTCACCGACGCCGATCAGGTCTGGCTGACCCAGGTGGTCGTCGCGGTCGTGCTGATCGGCTCGGTCGTCCTCTTCGGCATGTCGGTCATCCAGCGCCAGCCGCTCCCGCTGATTCTCTACAGCGCCGCCATGCTCACCCTGGCCCTCGGCGACGCCGCCTACTTCAACTCGCGGGCGCGCTTCCTGCTGCCGGCCTTCGCCCTGCTGCTGCCAGCCGCCACCGGGCTCGCCCGGATCCGCAGCCGCGCCTCGCTGCTGCTCCTGCTCGGCTCGGCCGCCGTGGTGTCGGCGGCGTACGGCGGCTTCGTGGTCTTCGTCTACCCCGACGCCCCCTGA